The sequence GTTGATGTTAAATAAAGCACATCAGTAAGCTCCATCAGTTACTGTGGATCTAGAAGTGTTGCTGGTTTTCTCCTCCATGTTGCGTCAGAATTCATTTTGGCAGATCGTCAGGAGCGATACTCCGGATCAGAGCTGCTCTTTTCCACTCCAGACATGTTATTTGGATGGTAGACATTTCGTCTCGTCTCTCTCGCCAGCGTGTGCCGCAGCATCGCTCGCTGCAGTGTGACGTGAAGCTTTAGGTTTTATCGTTAAGATGTTTTGTCATGTGCTTCACTCCTGTTTCCATGGTGAAATACGTCTCTCCGTTAACACGACGTCACGTAGAGGTGGATCACATGACAAAAATATCACACCATATCAGGAGGAGACCGTGTTAAATGATCAGCATCGTTCCTGCTcgtaaccatagcaacactGCTAAATTTGTGACTGGGTGATACCCGACTTGTGCGGATGCTCAATTAAATCTGTAAGGATTTACTGTACACTGAAGTTAGTCAGTGTCTATAATACATTTCTTACCTTTGCCCTGCCCATTCTCAGGTTCTCAGAACACTGGACGGAGCTCTCCGCCTCCCGGATACGTCCCGGAGCGGCAGCAGCGCATCGCTCGCCAGGGATCCTACACCAGCATTAACAGTGAGGGAGAGTTCATACCCGAGACCAGTGACCAGTGTGTGAGTGGCcagtcctgtacacacacacacacacacacatgttggaGTCTTCCATCCATAATCCCTTTTTATTACAGACAAAAATTAAAGCTAGCAATAGATTTGAATCCTCTGTGCTTCATCTTTAGGGGCTGGATCCGTGGAGCAGTGCGGAAAATTCCATATCCGGAAGCTGCCAGTCTCTCGACAGCAACTCTGAAAGGTCAGCAGACTCTAATGTCTCATACACACCGTTCAGAGGAGAAACTCCAGCACCGCATTGGAAAAGTtttgctttgttgttgttgttgttgttgttgttttatttcctaTATTTTCCCCTCCCATTCCTCTCACAGCCCCTCACTCCGGAAGTCCCGCATGCACAGAGCCAGAAGTTATCCCGATAACAGACAGGATTGTGCAGGTTtggctacaaaaaaaaatgtcattgcTTCCTTTAAAGGGAAGTTACTTCATATCAGTTTTTCAGGCTCTAAATTTAGCCCCGCCTTCCAATTTGACTCTGTAATTTTTCCATatttatggcgaataaaagctgacgttgtgtttatttttcggCATCTCAGACCGGGAGAATCACGTGTATGATAAGATTATCGCTAAAGGTGGGACGTACCCACGGAGGTACCCGGTCTCTCCGCATCACAAAGACCTCAGTGAGGGTAAGCTGTGCATataaacacgcgcacacacacacacacacacacacccacacggtGTCTGGTGTCACACTTCATTCTGCCCTGTGATATGTCAGGTCGCCGGACGTTTCCACGGATACGACGTCCCCAGGGGAACCTGTTCACGCTGGTGCCATCGCGCCGTTCGCTCAACGGCAGCGAGGAGAGTCTCGGAAGCTGGCAGATGGTCGACCCCCACTCCCGGCTCCGCCCCAAAGACCGCCCGCTGCCTCACAAGTGTAAGAATGGGTTAACAATCTGCTTCGTTTCAGTTATGTCATTATGATGCatctgatagacagacagcacTTCATAGCTCTAGGGTAGTAGCGAGGACCGCTAAGAGCGTCGCCATGGTTACAGTAATGTTATGGAGTGTTTTGTAATCGCAGGGGAATATTACAgcagacctgtgtgtgttttcagtcacacttctatttatatatatgaataatatCATTCTCATAGTTTGGCATTATTCATAGGCATGTGATTTCACTGAGTAATAGTCtgtgactgatgtgtgtgtgtgtgtttgtgtgcgtgtgtgtgtttgtgtgtgtgtgtgtgtgtttgtgtgtgtgtgtgtgtgtgttcagcccCCACAGCTCCTGTGACATGGAGGAGAGGGAAACTGCTGGGTCAAGGTGCATTCGGCCATGTTTATCTCTGCTACGACGTGGACACTGGACGGGAACTGGCAGCTAAACAGGTCCAGTTCGACCCGGCAAGCCCGGAGACCAGCAaggtaaccacacacacacacacacactctagccGTAAGCCTAGagtgcattgttttttttgcccCCATGAGGCCACTGTTCTGGTATTTTATTATCCATGAGAGGACTACAAGCACACACAGCTGGTAAGTATTGCAGGAGTTTACtttaaagaggtgtgtgtgtgtgtttctttttagtTCTTTGTTCTGTCTAGGTTTCTCTGTACATGCCAGCCTCCTGCTCGCTTCTCCCCCCCACactctgaaatgttttcctgtcTGCCATTGCAAAAACACGCACTGTCACttcctgtatctgtgtgtgtgtgtgtgtgagagacagagaaagagagaaagcatgtgtgtgtgaggagggttaAGGGCAGGGAGTCAGGGGAGGTTGATGTGTTCtaacatttaatttaactgggcctctcaacacacacacacacacctctttaaaGTAAACTTCTGTAATATTTACCTCGTGCTTCCTGTTCCTTGAAAAACACGTCATGAAACCTTGAGGAAATCTGTAGTTACTCTGTAAACACGTCACCTCACCTTCTGAGAAATGATTTTCTTTCGCTGCAGGAGGTCAGCACTCTGGAGTGTGAGATTCAGCTCCTGAAGAATCTGCATCACGAGCGCATCGTGCAGTACTACGGCTGCCTCCGGGACCACAACGAGAAGACGCTGACCATCTTCATGGAGTACATGCCTGGGGTGGGAGCAAATCTGGACACAAATCCAGATGTATGGACGTGTTTATTCGAAATAAATCATTCACGGGCCTTTTTCCATGTCCCACAGGGGTCAGTGAAAGACCAGCTGAAGGCGTACGGCGCTCTGACGGAGAACGTGACCCGCAAGTACACCAGGCAGATCCTGGAGGGAATGTCCTACCTGCACAGCAACATGATCGTCCACAGGGACATTAAAGGTGGACACGAGTCACTTTTAAGCGATATTTACCACAtaactgtatatactgtaagtaAAATTTCACCCTGGAACATGTTTAGGTGCCAATATCCTGAGGGATTCGGCAGGGAACGTGAAACTCGGAGACTTCGGGGCCAGCAAGCGCCTGCAGACCATCTGCATGTCCACTACGGGGGTGCGCTCGGTCACCGGGACACCGTACTGGATGAGTCCGGAGGTCATCAGCGGAGACGGATACGGACGCAAAGCGGATGTGTGGTAAAGCCAGAGATCACTCAGTGACATCACTAAACATGACCGCAGGGAGATCAGGGGTTTTTTTCATTCAGAATTGGACAGGAAGCTTCAGTAGGTAgctgatacactgatcaggcataacattatgaacacctgcctaacTCGTCacactcgctcaaatccttacacttgtccatttttcctgcttctaacacgtcaactttgaggacaaaatattgacttgctgcctaatatatcccacccactaacaggtgccatgatgaggagatcatcagtcttattcacttcacctctctgtggtcataatgttatggctgattggtgtatataaacTCTACTGATATGTTTAGCtgaaatctaacacacactagttGTTTTGTACAAACGGCTTCACTACACACTGAAGACATGAACTGTGTTTTATTAGATGCGGAAGTGATGGAAAACCGAGTAAAGGGTAAAATACGGCAGAATCTATATATTGAAACCCTCAGCCCTCATCGTTAGCCTTCATCTTTagcacaaaaccaaacaaactcCCATATTCAGGCGCgtcgaacatgagtacagctctcagaGCAAGTCGTTACGTCTGTGATGTCACTCCTGGAGGATCTGATAAAGCTGTTCATCTCAGGGATCCTGAGTACTTGCTTGTGTAgttgagtaagagagagagagtgtgtgagagagagagagagagaaagagtgagagagagattgtgtgagagagagaaacagagagagagggagagagagagagtgtgtgtgtgagaaagagagagtgtgtgagagaaagagtgagagaggcagagagagagagtgtgtgtgagggaaagagtgagagagagagagtgtgtgagagagagacagagagaaagagtgagagagagagagtgtgagagagatagagaaagagtgagagagagtgtgagagagatagagaaagagtgagggagagagagagacagagagaaagagtgggagagaaagacagagagaaagagtgtgtttgagagagagagagagagagagtgtgtgagagagagagagcgagagagagagagtgtgtgtgagagaaagagtgagagagagagagagtgtgagagagatagagaaagggtgagagagagagtgtgtgtgagagaaagagagagagtgtgtgtgagagagagagagacagagaaaaagagtgagagagagagagagagagagtgtgtgagagagagagacagagagaaagagtgtgtgagagagagagagtgagagaaagagtgagttatagacagagacagagagagcgagtgttttagagagagaaaaagagtgagagagtgtgtcagagagagagagagagagagatgtaacaGTGTCTGTAACCTGGCGTATCACATCAGTAGAGTAGTTCCTGTAGTAATGTATTAGTGTGAGTCTGTGGGCTGAGATCGAACCTGATGGCTAGGAATGTTTAAGGAGTTAAAAATCAAGACGAATAACATCAGTTGAAGGGGAATTCGAGGCCATCGAGCTATTTTTACTGCCAAGAAGTAAATACGGAACTTTCCCGCATAGTTTGCCTCGGGAGGAGGAGTTCACCTGATGTCCAGGGATTTTCTCGAAAGCTCCCATTGGACGTGGGCTCATCAGAAGAGGCCTGTGATTGGCCGAGAGCTGGCAAGATGGATCGTAGCAGTGACCCGGAATGTTCTGAGCCTTTAGAGTCCGTTTTAGGAATCTCATcaactttctgtctctctctctcacacacacacacacacacacacacaaacacaaatactcTCGCTTGTGCTATCAGTGTTCAGCGCTCCAGCCAGTAAAAACACTGTATAATTGTCAACAGTTCTGCCAGGGAAAGTTTCCACCAAAACATTCCTGCTCAGCCTCTGCCCTGGAATAAGTCTCTACTCGACAGCTTGACGTATGCGTGCTCCATCGTACCGTTTCTCTCTAATAAGCTCAGTGTGTCTCCAGTCAGGTGTTTCAGCGGAGGGACCGAAGGGGTTTATATTAAAACACTCACTCTAACATGCTTTAACATGGACTCCAGAGTGGACACTCCATATGCTATAAggcttataataaaataaaataggggAAGTGCTAGCTCagtggtcagaaggttgtgagtttgaagaCCAGGCCCACCAGGCTGCTgatgttgggcccctgagcgaggcccttaaccttTAATTGCTGAAATGCATTAAAACGGAAGCTGAGAGaaatataagtcactctggatgatGCTGTAAATGGAAATCAGTTTGGATCGCTAACTGTGTTGAAGCTTCCTGTAAGTTTATGAGAAAGTCTTTAGGACACAGTTTCTGCTTCCTGGTTCCTTGTTACATAATAAGTGAgaatgttatttgtttgtttgtttgtttgtttttccccaaaaaaacttcgagagaaaaaaaaaagtgtggtgAGAAAAAGCGACTGCTCACACTTAGCTTACAGCTAAAAGCTAAAACTTGCTTCTGAGAAGCTTCAAGGTGCTCAGAGTCTCGTGAATGATTATTTTCTTCATGCCCCTGTGTTATATATTCCTTGCGGATGAAGGGAATTTGCCGTGACGTGATGTTTGCTTATTGACGTGAGCTTCTTACTgtcatgttagctagcttgtaATACAGCTTATTCCTGGAGTGTAGGGAGGGTCGGAGTACGTCTCAGTCGGCTCGCTAGCTCCCTAGGGGCTCAGTTAGTGGTTAAGCACTAGTAAGAACCATCGCTACACTTTAGGACACTGATGACTAGCAgtgtccaaaaaaaaccccaaatatttggtttttatttatatgtgtTGGCTTTCTGCAAACCGTATATAGAACGTCAAATAAAGGACGTAATCATTTGGCAGCTACAACAACCGTATCAAGCTACGAAGGCGGCTGAGAGTTTTGGGTCGTCCACCATTTTTCAGAAAAATATGAATGACGTCATCATTTCCAGTAAAGGAAGATACTGGGCATTGATGCTCCCTGGTTTATGTAGTGGATTGTGAGGAGCGACTGGATGTTCACTGGAAGGATGCTGTAATTGATAGAGACACTTATTACTACTTGTTGTAAAGGGGCTTCCTGATAACTAGGGCACTAGGGATCTGATTGAGACACTCCCTCAGTCTGTGACACAAAATACTGCTCCATTTCCGGTGAATTGCACTGATAGATTTTGCCtaatgtgtacgtgtgtgtttttgtgttaatCAGGAGTCTCGGCTGCACCGTGGTGGAGATGCTGACGGAGAAGCCGCCCTGGGCCGAGTACGAGGCCATGGCAGCCATCTTTAAAATTGCCACTCAGCCCACGAACCCGGTGCTGCCGTTGCACATCTCAGAGCAGACCAGAGACTTCATCCGGCGCATCTTCGTCGAGGCCAAACTCAGGCCGAGCGCAGAAGAGCTGCTCAGACACCCGTTCTCCCAAATCTTCTGCTGAGCGAGCTCTTCACCTGGAAAGCCGTATTTATGACACGCAGAGTGACCACAAAGCAGACCGAAGCACAAGAGCTGGGAATCATCCAGCCAAGAGCTGGTGTTTAATTAGTCCTTTAATGGTGTTGTCGCAGTACTCAGTTTctaccagcagggggcagtgtgcTAACACCATCTTCAAATCAATACTTGGGCTGCGAAATATGAATCAAATACATTATTGTGGTTATATATTGAGCTGCAGAACCTGATATATGACTGTTAAAGATTAATCAGAACACAATAAGTCATAATATTGATAGCATGAGATCTGTCAGGCGTCTTGTGATTAATAAACCATGTATTGTGCAGCCTACGTCTTCCAAAGCCGAGGGTCTCGGCTCTCATAACTGGATTGATACTACGATCCGTAGCGCTGATCTAGCTCACCGGGTCAGTCACGTTAGCGTCGTGTCAGTCGTCAGAGAGGTGAAGCTACAGGCTGCGTTTCAGTCGTGAGCTTTCCTTTCGCTCACagtccaaataaacactctccGTTAAAGGGTGTGTAGATACCTGACACTTTTCTCTTACTGCCCGGACAACCCGTACGCTTTTTGAGGCAAAACTGTAACTGTAACCTCGCGGCTTTAAATCCTCGCGAGTCTCAGGATAACATCGTGTGACATGATTCAGGGGAACATTTGAGTTAGAACCTCCTAGCAGTGGTGAGCTTCTTCAACTAGCTGGCTTAACTATTAGCTAATATATTTTCTGGACTATAAATGCACTATAAGTTTGCCTTTTACTTCAATTCTATACGTTATATCGATTATTAAACCCTGTTATTGATGCTTGCTTGTTTTCTTAAACACAttataatatagattatatccacacgctacacactacagatGCAATCTCTAGAGCTCGGAGGTGTGGAAACACTGGTGCGTTTATACTCCAGAGAATATAGTAGCTGATGGGCTTGTGGGATACGACGACTTCATCCTCTCCACGTCATTCGATTACCATCTGCCTTAAGTAGGCATTAGATTGCGCCAGGATGTCTCATCATCCGAAAAGAATAATCAGATCGAGCCGGATGAAGAATATCGCTTTTCCCTTTCTGTAATCCTTTTCCTTTAATTGTACATGGCGGCTCATTTTCTGCCTCGTCTGCCAGTCCTGGACGATTACAAcgtaaaattatatatatatatcaactCTATATCAAAAGGACAGGAGTCTGAATCTAAATATTCCCAGCTGTTAATGGAGACTCTTAGAGGTTTTTCAGTTCCTTTTACAGTTGCCTCAAATCGCTAGCAAGGTATCACGCCTTTCACTAACTGAAACGTGTTCTGATATCCGGTgtttgatttttaatttttattatttttttctgagaaTAAGCCAAAGAGCATGAAATCTGCCCCGAATTCTCTCCAGTTCCTTCAGGCAGTGGTGTTAAAATCCTCCTATTTAATCCAGGTGGAGATTGTGCCTTAAGTgtccaatttttattttttattattttatattattattattttttgtttaaaaaaaaactctgatgCACTTTTGTATAAATgaatgttttgggttttctttcttttttttttaatatttaccacatttttattttttcttgccaAAGTTTCCATAATGTGAAAtctctttcacttttatttatatccCAGTGCtcagctgtctttttttttttgcatacacaaatattcatgtacaaatatatttttatatcgattttttttatacatggaGACAGAACGATACTTTTCGGGatacggaaaaaaaaaaaaaaagacgagaCGAGGCGAGACGAGGC comes from Hemibagrus wyckioides isolate EC202008001 linkage group LG02, SWU_Hwy_1.0, whole genome shotgun sequence and encodes:
- the map3k3 gene encoding mitogen-activated protein kinase kinase kinase 3, coding for MNERQALHSIMKDLVALQMTRRQPVPAYDMAKSKPANTASMANRQDDVRIKFEFCGERRILMFSRPVQFEEVQQKVKTVFGQQLELHYMNNEMSIPLHGQDDLDKVVDLLDRSSNMKSIKILLLTEEHSNVSSMTHHSGYKQVRIKASQSMGDVSTAYQSSEPRGRHPSTSSQNTGRSSPPPGYVPERQQRIARQGSYTSINSEGEFIPETSDQCGLDPWSSAENSISGSCQSLDSNSESPSLRKSRMHRARSYPDNRQDCADRENHVYDKIIAKGGTYPRRYPVSPHHKDLSEGRRTFPRIRRPQGNLFTLVPSRRSLNGSEESLGSWQMVDPHSRLRPKDRPLPHKSPTAPVTWRRGKLLGQGAFGHVYLCYDVDTGRELAAKQVQFDPASPETSKEVSTLECEIQLLKNLHHERIVQYYGCLRDHNEKTLTIFMEYMPGGSVKDQLKAYGALTENVTRKYTRQILEGMSYLHSNMIVHRDIKGANILRDSAGNVKLGDFGASKRLQTICMSTTGVRSVTGTPYWMSPEVISGDGYGRKADVWSLGCTVVEMLTEKPPWAEYEAMAAIFKIATQPTNPVLPLHISEQTRDFIRRIFVEAKLRPSAEELLRHPFSQIFC